One genomic window of Streptomyces sp. NBC_01276 includes the following:
- a CDS encoding glycosyltransferase, producing MYTSVFIAAISLALFWMAAFTLWWQMHAWRTPETLASTRFDRPDGGGRLAFSLLLPARHEQAVLEHTIDRLLESSHTDYEIIVIVGHDDPETAAVAERAAARAPERVRVVTDHHEAKNKPKALNTALPHCRGDIVGVFDAEDQVHPELLAHVDHAFRATGADVVQGGVQLINFHSSWYSLRNCLEYFFWFRSRLHLHAEKGFIPLGGNTVFVRTEVLREAGGWDQNCLAEDCDLGVRLSSVGKKVVVAYDSDMVTREETPGSLMSLLKQRTRWNQGFLQVYRKKDWRQLPGRGQRWLARYTLMTPFMQAASGVIIPVNFAVAVFLDVPVGIAIITFLPMITALVTFVFEIVGLHDFGRQYGLRVRFVHYVKLVVGGPFYQVMLAGAAIRAVWREQRGRNEWELTSHTGAHLTGATASTASTAIREDSHR from the coding sequence TTGTACACTTCTGTGTTCATTGCTGCCATTTCGCTGGCGCTCTTCTGGATGGCCGCCTTCACCCTGTGGTGGCAGATGCACGCGTGGCGCACGCCGGAGACGCTCGCGTCGACCCGGTTCGACCGCCCCGACGGCGGCGGCCGGCTGGCCTTCTCGCTGCTCCTGCCCGCCCGCCACGAGCAGGCCGTCCTGGAGCACACGATCGACCGGCTCCTCGAATCGAGCCACACCGACTACGAGATCATCGTGATCGTCGGCCACGACGACCCCGAGACGGCGGCCGTCGCCGAACGCGCCGCCGCCCGCGCGCCCGAACGGGTCCGCGTCGTCACCGACCACCACGAGGCGAAGAACAAGCCGAAGGCCCTCAACACCGCGCTCCCGCACTGCCGGGGCGACATCGTGGGCGTCTTCGACGCCGAGGACCAGGTCCACCCGGAGCTCCTCGCCCACGTCGACCACGCCTTCCGGGCCACCGGGGCGGACGTGGTGCAGGGCGGCGTACAGCTGATCAACTTCCACTCCAGCTGGTACAGCCTGCGCAACTGCCTGGAGTACTTCTTCTGGTTCCGCTCCCGGCTCCACCTGCACGCCGAGAAGGGCTTCATCCCGCTCGGGGGCAACACCGTCTTCGTGCGCACCGAGGTGCTGCGCGAGGCGGGCGGCTGGGACCAGAACTGCCTCGCCGAGGACTGTGACCTGGGCGTGCGGCTCTCCTCCGTCGGCAAGAAGGTGGTCGTCGCCTACGACTCCGACATGGTCACCCGCGAGGAGACGCCGGGCTCGCTGATGAGCCTGCTCAAGCAGCGGACCCGCTGGAACCAGGGCTTCCTCCAGGTCTACCGGAAGAAGGACTGGCGGCAGCTGCCGGGCCGCGGCCAGCGCTGGCTGGCCCGCTACACGCTGATGACCCCCTTCATGCAGGCGGCCTCCGGGGTGATCATCCCGGTGAACTTCGCCGTCGCGGTCTTCCTCGACGTGCCGGTCGGCATCGCGATCATCACCTTCCTGCCCATGATCACCGCGCTGGTGACCTTCGTGTTCGAGATCGTCGGCCTCCACGACTTCGGCCGCCAGTACGGCCTGCGGGTCCGTTTCGTGCACTACGTCAAGCTCGTCGTCGGCGGCCCCTTCTACCAGGTGATGCTGGCGGGCGCCGCGATCCGGGCGGTCTGGCGCGAGCAGCGCGGCCGCAACGAGTGGGAACTGACCAGCCACACCGGCGCCCACCTGACCGGGGCGACGGCCTCCACCGCTTCCACCGCGATCCGAGAGGACAGCCACCGGTGA
- a CDS encoding ArnT family glycosyltransferase: MEPRVPAQRRPGGPGTGPGGGLGVRPPAPARPLVRFRSSRPDLLLCATLLLAILLVQGWNITHFPTLSDDEGTYLAQAWAVQQGKGLAHYTYWYDHPPLGWIQVAGLTYLPSLFVPDWMTVAPMRFSMLAVSGASSVLIYVLARRLWLPRWAAGLAMALFGLSPLSVVLQREIFLDNLAVMWMLLAFCLAASPSRHLWHHFGSGLAAATAVLTKETMLVVLPALLVTMWRHSHRDTRKFAVTGAVTACALIGLSYPLYALLNGELLPGAGHVSLIDGITYQMGRPGSGFILDPGSGSYGVFRSWLYYDTVLPLGGLAGAVLLLATTRWSVTARALAGPALAAVILALVALRPSGYLPAMYVIQALPFLALVLAAAAASVTHAVLRRRRTPGERRALVCARWALTVALAASAAVYVLPRWYDGNRTALTVDANAPYRQAAAWLGTVAEPANTRVLVDDALWLDAVHHGFAPGTGAIWFYKADLDPAVTKTLPRGWRDIDYVVSSPTVRRDAADLPNVKAALEHSTAVAVFGTGEDRVEIRRTDRESGS, encoded by the coding sequence ATCGAGCCCAGAGTCCCCGCCCAGCGCCGCCCCGGCGGTCCCGGCACCGGCCCCGGCGGCGGCCTCGGCGTCCGCCCTCCCGCGCCCGCCCGGCCCCTGGTCCGCTTCCGCTCCTCCCGCCCCGACCTGCTGCTCTGCGCCACCCTGCTGCTGGCGATCCTCCTCGTCCAGGGCTGGAACATCACCCACTTCCCGACCCTGAGCGACGACGAGGGCACGTACCTCGCCCAGGCCTGGGCCGTCCAGCAGGGCAAGGGCCTCGCCCACTACACCTACTGGTACGACCACCCGCCGCTCGGCTGGATCCAGGTGGCCGGGCTGACGTACCTGCCCTCCCTCTTCGTGCCCGACTGGATGACGGTCGCGCCGATGCGGTTCTCGATGCTCGCCGTCTCCGGTGCCAGCTCGGTGCTGATCTACGTGCTCGCCCGCCGGCTCTGGCTGCCGCGCTGGGCGGCCGGGCTCGCGATGGCCCTCTTCGGGCTCTCCCCGCTCTCCGTCGTGCTCCAGCGGGAGATCTTCCTCGACAACCTCGCCGTGATGTGGATGCTGCTGGCCTTCTGCCTCGCCGCGTCCCCCAGCCGCCACCTCTGGCACCACTTCGGCTCGGGTCTGGCCGCCGCCACCGCCGTCCTGACCAAGGAGACGATGCTGGTGGTGCTCCCGGCGCTGCTGGTGACGATGTGGCGCCACAGCCACCGCGACACCCGCAAGTTCGCCGTCACCGGAGCCGTCACCGCCTGTGCCCTGATCGGGCTCTCGTACCCGCTGTACGCCCTGCTCAACGGCGAACTGCTACCCGGCGCCGGACACGTCTCCCTGATCGACGGCATCACCTACCAGATGGGCCGCCCCGGCTCCGGGTTCATCCTCGACCCCGGCTCCGGCTCGTACGGCGTGTTCCGGTCCTGGCTCTACTACGACACCGTCCTGCCGCTCGGCGGGCTCGCCGGCGCCGTCCTGCTGCTGGCCACCACCCGCTGGTCGGTCACCGCACGGGCCCTGGCCGGACCGGCCCTGGCCGCCGTGATCCTCGCGCTCGTCGCACTGCGGCCCTCCGGCTACCTGCCCGCCATGTACGTCATCCAGGCCCTGCCCTTCCTCGCCCTGGTCCTCGCCGCGGCGGCGGCCAGCGTCACCCACGCCGTCCTGCGCCGCCGCCGCACCCCGGGGGAGCGCCGCGCCCTGGTGTGCGCGCGCTGGGCGCTGACCGTCGCCCTCGCCGCCTCCGCCGCCGTCTACGTCCTGCCGCGCTGGTACGACGGCAACCGCACCGCCCTCACCGTCGACGCGAACGCCCCCTACCGGCAGGCCGCCGCCTGGCTCGGCACGGTCGCCGAACCGGCGAACACCCGCGTCCTCGTGGACGACGCCCTCTGGCTCGACGCTGTTCACCACGGTTTTGCACCCGGAACGGGCGCCATCTGGTTCTACAAGGCGGACCTCGACCCGGCCGTCACCAAGACCCTGCCGCGCGGATGGCGGGACATCGACTACGTCGTCTCCTCGCCCACCGTGCGTCGTGATGCGGCGGACCTGCCCAACGTGAAGGCTGCACTGGAGCATTCGACCGCGGTCGCCGTCTTCGGTACGGGCGAGGACCGTGTCGAGATCCGCCGCACCGACCGCGAGAGTGGGAGCTGA
- a CDS encoding glycosyltransferase: MSEDLWPPRALDAPEAAAGRAPAPGSVTVIIPTFNEAANVGELLSRLRTSLPVGPPCEVLFVDDSTDDTPAVIEKAAADCPFPVAVLHRQVAEGGLGGAVVEGVKRAGSEWIVVMDADLQHPPHLVPELLGEGTRTGADLVVASRYVAGGSRAGLAGSYRVAVSRGATWLAKGLFPRALGGISDPMSGFFAMRRSAVSADALKPLGYKILLELAVRCRPAKTAEVPFVFQDRFAGESKSGAREGIRFLAHLAALRSASPLARMVGFGLIGLSGFAPNLLALWLLTHAGVQYLAAEVLANQAGVLWNFLLIETLLFRDRRRHRHWADRIGRFALLANADLLLRIPLIALFVARLGLGVLPATALALVTTFVLRFAATEALVYLPRKPRAAAPPGS; this comes from the coding sequence ATGAGCGAGGACCTGTGGCCCCCGCGCGCCCTGGACGCGCCGGAGGCCGCCGCGGGGCGGGCACCCGCCCCCGGCAGCGTCACAGTGATCATCCCGACCTTCAACGAGGCGGCGAACGTGGGGGAGTTGCTGAGCAGACTCCGCACCTCGCTGCCCGTCGGCCCGCCCTGCGAGGTGCTCTTCGTCGACGACTCCACCGATGACACACCGGCCGTGATCGAGAAGGCCGCCGCGGACTGCCCCTTCCCGGTGGCGGTCCTGCACCGGCAGGTCGCCGAGGGCGGCCTCGGCGGGGCCGTCGTCGAGGGCGTCAAGCGGGCCGGCTCCGAGTGGATCGTCGTCATGGACGCCGACCTCCAGCACCCTCCCCACCTCGTCCCCGAACTGCTCGGCGAGGGCACCCGCACCGGCGCCGATCTGGTCGTCGCCTCCCGCTACGTCGCCGGCGGCAGCCGGGCGGGCCTCGCCGGGAGCTACCGCGTCGCCGTCTCGCGCGGTGCGACCTGGCTGGCCAAGGGCCTCTTCCCGCGCGCCCTGGGCGGGATCAGCGACCCGATGAGCGGCTTCTTCGCGATGCGCCGCTCCGCGGTGAGCGCCGACGCCCTCAAGCCCCTCGGCTACAAGATCCTGCTGGAACTGGCCGTCCGCTGCCGCCCCGCGAAGACCGCCGAGGTCCCCTTCGTCTTCCAGGACCGCTTCGCCGGGGAGTCCAAGTCCGGTGCCCGCGAAGGGATCCGCTTCCTCGCGCACCTGGCCGCCCTGCGCTCCGCGAGCCCGCTCGCCCGGATGGTCGGCTTCGGCCTGATCGGCCTCTCCGGCTTCGCCCCGAACCTGCTGGCCCTGTGGCTCCTGACCCACGCCGGGGTGCAGTACCTGGCCGCCGAGGTCCTCGCCAACCAGGCCGGGGTGCTGTGGAACTTCCTCCTCATCGAGACCCTGCTCTTCCGCGACCGCCGCCGCCACCGTCACTGGGCGGACCGGATCGGCCGTTTCGCCCTCCTCGCCAACGCCGATCTGCTCCTGCGGATCCCGCTCATCGCGCTGTTCGTCGCCCGGCTCGGCCTCGGCGTCCTGCCCGCGACGGCCCTCGCGCTCGTGACCACCTTCGTCCTGCGCTTCGCCGCCACCGAAGCCCTCGTCTACCTGCCGCGCAAACCCCGTGCGGCGGCCCCACCCGGGAGTTGA
- a CDS encoding Uma2 family endonuclease, protein MTAEMVAPAWMHAQISAEQYDSWSEEQCAGIEIVDGMVAVSPSASKRHNRLARVLANALDAAAGPDWNADTDFDVRLQDVPLTNRRPDVIVYRAETIDLTPTRPEHVLLVVEVVSPGSETTDRIVKVDQYAKAGIPFYWRVEQAATGVPIVYTYILDPATRAYRDGEMFTGTVKATAPFSLTVDLGVM, encoded by the coding sequence ATGACCGCCGAGATGGTGGCGCCCGCGTGGATGCACGCACAGATCAGCGCGGAACAGTACGACTCCTGGTCCGAGGAGCAGTGCGCCGGCATCGAGATCGTGGACGGGATGGTCGCCGTGAGTCCGAGCGCCTCCAAACGGCACAACCGGCTGGCGCGAGTCCTGGCCAATGCCCTGGACGCCGCCGCGGGCCCGGACTGGAACGCGGACACGGACTTCGACGTTCGCCTGCAGGACGTTCCGCTCACCAACCGCCGCCCGGACGTCATCGTCTACCGGGCGGAGACCATCGACCTCACGCCTACCCGACCCGAGCACGTACTCCTGGTCGTCGAGGTCGTGTCGCCCGGCTCGGAAACCACTGACCGGATTGTGAAGGTAGACCAGTACGCCAAGGCCGGCATCCCCTTCTACTGGCGGGTCGAGCAGGCCGCCACCGGCGTCCCGATCGTCTACACCTACATCCTCGATCCCGCCACCAGGGCGTACCGAGACGGCGAAATGTTCACCGGCACGGTCAAGGCCACCGCGCCCTTCTCCCTCACGGTCGATCTCGGGGTCATGTAA
- a CDS encoding thioredoxin domain-containing protein codes for MNRLAGMTSPYLLQHADNPVDWWPWGPEAFEEAERRNVPVLLSVGYSACHWCHVMAHESFEDDAAAAFMNEHFVNVKVDREERPDIDAVYMEAVQAATGQGGWPMTVFLTPDAEPFYFGTYFPPEPRHGMPSFTQVLEGVRTAWVGRPEEVAEVAQRIVRDLAGRQLDYGKAGVPGPEELAGALLGLTREYDAVRGGFGGAPKFPPSMVLEFLLRHHARTGSEGALQMAVDTCEAMARGGIYDQLGGGFARYSVDREWVVPHFEKMLYDNALLCRVYAHLWRATGSDLARRVALETADFMVRELRTEQGGFASALDADSEDPVSGKHVEGAYYAWTPAQFAEVLGEDDGALAQAYFGVTREGTFEHGASVLQLPQDGPALDAERLAGIKERLLASRARRPAPGRDDKVVAAWNGLAIAALAECGAYFERPDLVERATEAADLLVRVHMDGSARLARTSRDGRVGPNAGVLEDYGDVAEGFLVLASVTGEGVWLEFAGFLVDLVMARFAAEDGSLYDTAHDAERLIRRPQDPTDTAAPSGWTAAAGALLSYAAHTGSQPHRTAAERALGVVHALGPRAPRFIGHGLAVAEALVDGPREVAVVGHPDDPARAALHRTALLGTAPGAVVAVGLPRAADGSGGEFPLLAERTLVRDLPTAYVCRHFVCARPTTELVDLADQLGAVRP; via the coding sequence ATGAACCGGTTGGCTGGCATGACCTCGCCTTATCTGCTTCAGCACGCTGATAATCCGGTCGACTGGTGGCCGTGGGGACCCGAGGCGTTCGAGGAGGCTGAACGGCGCAATGTGCCCGTTCTGCTTTCGGTTGGATACTCTGCGTGTCATTGGTGCCATGTCATGGCGCATGAGTCCTTCGAGGACGACGCCGCCGCCGCCTTCATGAACGAGCACTTCGTCAACGTCAAGGTGGACCGCGAGGAGCGGCCCGACATCGACGCCGTCTACATGGAGGCCGTGCAGGCCGCGACCGGGCAGGGCGGCTGGCCCATGACCGTGTTCCTGACGCCGGACGCCGAGCCCTTCTACTTCGGCACCTACTTCCCGCCCGAGCCCCGCCACGGGATGCCCTCCTTCACGCAGGTGCTCGAAGGCGTGCGGACCGCCTGGGTCGGCAGGCCCGAGGAGGTCGCCGAGGTCGCGCAGCGGATCGTACGGGACCTGGCCGGGCGGCAGTTGGACTACGGCAAGGCCGGCGTGCCCGGTCCCGAGGAGCTGGCCGGGGCGCTGCTCGGGCTGACGCGGGAGTACGACGCCGTGCGCGGGGGCTTCGGCGGCGCGCCGAAGTTCCCGCCGTCCATGGTGCTGGAGTTCCTCCTGCGCCACCACGCCCGCACCGGCTCCGAGGGCGCCCTCCAGATGGCCGTCGACACCTGCGAGGCGATGGCCCGGGGCGGGATCTACGACCAGCTGGGCGGCGGGTTCGCCCGGTACTCCGTGGACCGGGAGTGGGTGGTGCCCCACTTCGAGAAGATGCTCTACGACAACGCGCTGCTCTGCCGCGTGTACGCCCACCTCTGGCGGGCCACCGGATCGGACCTCGCGCGGCGGGTCGCGCTGGAGACCGCCGACTTCATGGTCCGCGAACTGCGCACCGAGCAGGGCGGATTCGCCTCCGCCCTCGACGCGGACAGCGAGGACCCGGTCAGCGGGAAGCACGTAGAGGGGGCCTACTACGCGTGGACGCCGGCGCAGTTCGCCGAGGTGCTCGGCGAGGACGACGGGGCCCTGGCGCAGGCGTACTTCGGGGTGACGCGGGAGGGCACCTTCGAGCACGGCGCCTCGGTGCTGCAGCTGCCCCAGGACGGCCCCGCCCTCGACGCGGAGCGCCTCGCCGGGATCAAGGAGCGGCTGCTCGCCTCCCGGGCGCGGCGCCCCGCGCCCGGCCGGGACGACAAGGTCGTCGCCGCCTGGAACGGGCTGGCCATCGCGGCGCTCGCCGAGTGCGGGGCGTACTTCGAGCGCCCGGACCTGGTCGAGCGGGCCACCGAGGCCGCCGACCTGCTCGTACGGGTCCACATGGACGGTTCCGCCCGCCTGGCCCGCACCAGCCGTGACGGCCGGGTCGGTCCCAACGCCGGGGTGCTGGAGGACTACGGCGACGTCGCCGAGGGCTTCCTGGTGCTGGCCTCCGTCACCGGTGAGGGGGTGTGGCTGGAGTTCGCCGGCTTCCTCGTGGACCTGGTGATGGCCCGCTTCGCCGCCGAGGACGGCTCGCTCTACGACACCGCGCATGACGCCGAGCGGCTGATCAGGCGGCCGCAGGACCCCACCGACACGGCCGCCCCCTCCGGCTGGACGGCCGCCGCCGGCGCGCTGCTCTCGTACGCCGCGCACACCGGTTCGCAGCCCCACCGCACGGCGGCCGAGCGGGCGCTGGGCGTGGTGCACGCCCTCGGGCCGCGCGCCCCGCGCTTCATCGGGCACGGCCTGGCGGTGGCGGAGGCGCTCGTGGACGGGCCGCGCGAGGTGGCCGTCGTCGGGCATCCGGACGATCCGGCGCGGGCCGCGCTGCACCGGACCGCGTTGCTGGGGACGGCTCCCGGGGCGGTGGTGGCGGTGGGTCTGCCGCGTGCGGCGGACGGGAGCGGCGGGGAGTTCCCCCTTCTGGCCGAGCGCACACTTGTTCGCGACCTTCCGACGGCGTACGTGTGCCGGCACTTCGTCTGCGCGCGTCCTACGACCGAACTGGTCGATTTGGCGGACCAGTTGGGCGCGGTTCGTCCCTGA